A portion of the Halobacillus ihumii genome contains these proteins:
- a CDS encoding DUF3231 family protein, translating to MNSEQAKISASELGNLWQAYMEKTMLLRVLEYFLELSNDEVVKSIFQNHYNKETLNVEAIKTVFEREGAVVPEGYTGKDVNKEAPRLYDGGFDLFFIRTMTEVLMGLYTLHLGMSYRKDIRQLYNRFIDDLQDTSNQVTEYLLEQGILIHPPIVPLPKEVEYVDKTSYMSGMNILKPKRVLNTVEIGLLYQSLEINAIGTQLMTSFAQVAENDQSKKYFARGKELAKQVTTTMQDILLESDIHPPSIWAGEITESTLSPFSDKLMMYITNMLSVFSLSGNTFGSAFSMRNDLTLKLNKIMKDTFDFAEDGGKIMIEHGWMEEPPQAADRRKLSKE from the coding sequence TTGAACAGTGAACAAGCCAAAATATCAGCTTCCGAATTAGGGAATTTGTGGCAGGCTTATATGGAAAAAACAATGCTGCTAAGAGTCTTAGAGTATTTTCTTGAACTAAGTAATGATGAAGTAGTAAAATCAATATTTCAAAACCATTATAATAAGGAAACCCTAAATGTTGAGGCAATCAAAACCGTTTTTGAAAGGGAAGGTGCCGTGGTTCCTGAAGGATATACTGGAAAGGACGTAAACAAAGAAGCTCCCCGATTATATGACGGTGGTTTTGATTTGTTTTTTATACGTACGATGACTGAGGTTTTGATGGGCTTGTATACTTTGCACCTGGGGATGTCTTACCGAAAGGATATTCGCCAGTTATATAATAGGTTTATTGATGATTTACAAGATACCTCTAATCAGGTCACGGAATACCTTTTGGAACAGGGAATTTTGATCCACCCGCCAATTGTTCCTTTACCAAAAGAAGTTGAGTATGTTGATAAGACAAGCTATATGAGCGGTATGAACATTTTAAAGCCGAAACGGGTTCTTAATACGGTAGAAATTGGTTTACTGTATCAATCTCTAGAAATTAATGCAATTGGAACACAGTTGATGACAAGCTTTGCACAAGTTGCCGAGAATGATCAATCGAAGAAATACTTTGCTAGAGGAAAAGAACTTGCCAAGCAGGTCACCACCACCATGCAAGATATCTTATTGGAAAGTGATATTCACCCGCCCTCCATTTGGGCTGGTGAAATAACAGAATCAACCCTCTCACCTTTTTCTGATAAGTTAATGATGTATATTACCAATATGTTATCTGTCTTTAGTCTCAGTGGGAATACTTTCGGATCTGCATTCAGTATGCGGAATGACTTAACATTAAAATTGAATAAAATAATGAAAGATACATTTGACTTTGCTGAAGATGGAGGCAAGATCATGATTGAACATGGGTGGATGGAAGAACCCCCTCAAGCAGCAGACAGGAGAAAACTATCAAAAGAATAG
- a CDS encoding ABC transporter permease — MEGKNVNVEHDPFAIEHEEWKKRQIRSRFKQLLTISSPIFILILWEFLSRTGLVDARFFPPPTEIVGTFVAMGTSGELYNHIGISLYRIFAGFLLGVIPGVILGLLMGLYSPLRHFFSPLVMALMPIPTLALLPIILIIFGVGEVSKIVTIAGSVFFPVVINTVAGVVNIDRIYLDVAKNYGANSRDFFFKIALPGSLPVMIEGIQMGQAIALLTIVAAEMMGANSGIGYLIWTSYNAFLLKEMYVGLVLISFFGYLFSLILRGFQRKLLPWR, encoded by the coding sequence ATGGAGGGAAAAAACGTGAATGTAGAACATGATCCCTTTGCGATCGAGCATGAAGAATGGAAAAAAAGACAAATAAGATCTAGGTTCAAACAATTACTTACAATTTCTTCGCCAATATTTATCTTAATTTTATGGGAGTTCTTATCTAGAACAGGGCTAGTTGATGCAAGGTTTTTCCCGCCGCCGACAGAAATAGTGGGAACGTTTGTGGCGATGGGAACGAGCGGGGAGTTATATAACCACATAGGTATCTCGTTATATAGAATATTTGCCGGGTTTCTGCTTGGGGTCATCCCTGGAGTAATCCTTGGCCTTTTAATGGGATTGTATTCTCCGCTGCGTCATTTCTTTTCGCCGCTTGTAATGGCGCTTATGCCGATCCCGACATTGGCCTTATTGCCCATAATTTTAATTATTTTCGGAGTTGGGGAAGTATCCAAAATTGTAACGATCGCAGGAAGTGTGTTTTTTCCGGTGGTCATCAATACAGTGGCAGGTGTCGTGAATATTGACCGGATTTATTTAGATGTAGCGAAAAATTATGGAGCTAACTCTAGAGACTTCTTCTTTAAAATTGCTTTGCCAGGTTCACTTCCGGTCATGATTGAGGGAATTCAAATGGGGCAGGCTATCGCGCTTCTAACTATTGTAGCTGCTGAAATGATGGGTGCCAATTCCGGGATTGGATATTTGATTTGGACCTCATACAATGCTTTCTTATTAAAAGAAATGTATGTCGGCCTTGTACTCATTTCGTTCTTCGGATATTTATTCTCGCTTATTTTAAGAGGGTTTCAGAGAAAGTTACTGCCATGGAGGTAA
- a CDS encoding ABC transporter ATP-binding protein, with product MDHKPKIAIQDLTKVFYKKASSVTALEEITMDIEDGEFVCLIGPSGCGKTTLLRILAGLENPSTGTFTIAQGKEDRPLQSMVFQERGVIPWLTVEENVAFGLKMRHLPKQTVKERTAYYLAKVGLDKFAKLYPKELSGGMKQRVSIARAFANDPEILLMDEPFGALDEQNKFILQEELLTIWSETKKTVLFITHSIDEALLLSDRILLMSSQPGKIIAEKIIDLPRPRTMEQVRANQTMADNFVEIWNHLQDEVQGSRVSR from the coding sequence ATGGATCATAAACCGAAAATTGCGATTCAGGATCTGACGAAAGTTTTTTACAAAAAAGCCAGCAGTGTTACAGCCTTAGAAGAGATAACGATGGATATTGAGGATGGGGAGTTTGTTTGTTTAATTGGACCGAGCGGATGTGGGAAAACGACATTGCTGCGAATTCTTGCTGGTCTGGAAAACCCAAGTACTGGCACATTTACTATCGCCCAAGGGAAGGAAGACCGTCCGCTGCAATCTATGGTCTTTCAAGAACGAGGCGTAATTCCCTGGTTAACGGTTGAAGAGAATGTTGCCTTCGGTCTTAAAATGAGACATTTACCGAAACAGACCGTCAAAGAAAGAACGGCCTATTATTTAGCTAAAGTTGGACTTGATAAGTTTGCGAAGCTGTATCCAAAAGAGTTATCTGGCGGGATGAAGCAGCGGGTCAGTATAGCGCGAGCTTTTGCTAATGATCCGGAAATATTATTAATGGATGAACCTTTTGGCGCTCTCGATGAACAAAATAAATTTATTCTTCAAGAAGAATTATTAACGATATGGTCAGAAACGAAAAAGACAGTCCTTTTTATTACACATAGCATTGATGAAGCTTTATTGCTCAGTGACAGGATTCTGTTAATGAGTTCTCAACCTGGCAAAATTATCGCTGAAAAAATTATTGATTTACCTCGTCCGAGAACGATGGAACAAGTTCGAGCCAATCAGACGATGGCAGATAACTTCGTTGAAATTTGGAATCACTTGCAAGACGAAGTGCAAGGTTCGAGAGTAAGTAGATAA
- a CDS encoding ABC transporter substrate-binding protein: MKKFTILYVLPLLLLILVLGGCLQGQSDQASDQGNSGDKVTNEVSENNPSGDLAPLEKKATVVIAEDGSASGAGFYIANERGYFEDYNIEVEFVQFANSDDMLPALAAGEVDIAGGVSTASFFNAIAQGIDVKIIADKGHNIKGDSYFSFVIRNDLKGEIKEYSDFKGKRIAVSSQNAVDDYIFHRMLEHAGLTEEDVEFVLMSDFGNMLASIGSGSVDAALQIEPLITQGIQQGIHSRFGDTTDYAPEAQIAMVLGAPDFIKEETDISLRFMAAYLKGVRDYNDAFIKGEGTDDIIEIMTEYTALKDPDLWGEVAVTGLNPNGEMFIEDIKKQYKMYKNNGAIRGEIDFEKAIDTSITEKAVEKIGEYKK, from the coding sequence ATGAAAAAATTTACAATCCTTTATGTGCTGCCGTTGTTATTGCTTATTTTAGTCTTAGGTGGATGTTTACAAGGACAGTCCGATCAAGCTTCGGACCAAGGTAACTCAGGGGATAAAGTTACGAATGAAGTAAGTGAAAACAATCCATCTGGTGATTTAGCACCGCTTGAAAAGAAAGCAACTGTTGTCATCGCGGAAGATGGCTCGGCTTCTGGAGCGGGATTTTATATTGCTAACGAAAGAGGGTACTTTGAAGACTACAATATTGAAGTGGAATTTGTGCAATTCGCAAATAGTGATGACATGCTTCCAGCCCTGGCTGCCGGAGAAGTTGACATTGCAGGGGGGGTTTCAACGGCATCCTTTTTTAATGCTATTGCTCAAGGAATCGATGTAAAAATCATTGCTGATAAAGGGCACAATATTAAGGGTGATTCTTATTTTTCATTTGTCATTCGCAACGATTTGAAGGGCGAAATAAAGGAGTACTCCGATTTTAAAGGAAAGCGTATTGCTGTCTCTTCCCAAAATGCTGTAGATGATTATATCTTCCATAGAATGTTAGAACATGCCGGTTTAACAGAAGAAGATGTCGAGTTTGTATTGATGTCAGACTTTGGTAATATGCTCGCTTCAATTGGCAGCGGCTCTGTTGATGCAGCGCTTCAAATTGAACCACTTATTACTCAAGGAATTCAACAAGGGATTCATAGTCGATTTGGAGATACGACGGACTATGCGCCAGAAGCTCAGATCGCTATGGTGCTAGGGGCGCCTGACTTCATCAAAGAAGAAACCGATATTTCACTGCGGTTTATGGCGGCCTATTTAAAAGGAGTTCGTGATTACAACGATGCCTTTATTAAAGGGGAAGGAACCGATGACATCATAGAGATTATGACGGAGTATACGGCTCTGAAAGATCCGGATCTATGGGGTGAAGTTGCGGTCACAGGGTTAAATCCAAATGGCGAAATGTTTATTGAAGATATTAAGAAGCAATATAAGATGTATAAAAATAATGGAGCGATTCGAGGAGAGATTGATTTTGAGAAGGCGATCGATACCTCTATAACTGAAAAGGCGGTTGAAAAGATCGGAGAATATAAAAAATAA
- a CDS encoding helix-turn-helix domain-containing protein yields MIYQRIRSLRKERHLTQTMLAEKVGVSAQVVSNWERQYTSPDLEDLSKIAYALRTTADYLLGLSDEKEDEMREIKLFLKDKGYDKPVIFDKEAWLTVQPEEINQIENYFRFLLQQKHPS; encoded by the coding sequence GTGATTTATCAACGCATTCGGTCATTAAGAAAAGAGAGACATCTGACTCAAACGATGCTTGCTGAAAAGGTAGGCGTTTCCGCACAGGTTGTATCGAACTGGGAACGTCAATATACTTCGCCAGATCTTGAGGATCTCTCAAAAATTGCTTATGCCCTAAGGACGACCGCCGACTACCTTCTGGGGTTAAGCGACGAAAAAGAGGATGAAATGAGAGAGATCAAACTCTTCTTAAAAGACAAAGGCTATGATAAACCTGTCATTTTCGATAAAGAAGCATGGCTTACTGTTCAACCTGAAGAAATTAACCAAATTGAAAATTACTTCCGATTTCTGCTGCAACAAAAACATCCATCTTAA
- the miaA gene encoding tRNA (adenosine(37)-N6)-dimethylallyltransferase MiaA: MKEKVVSIVGPTAVGKSKLGIEVAKRFNGEVISGDSMQIYRDMDIGTAKVTEQEMEGIVHHMIDIKNPDQSFSVAEFQERVQSLIADITSRGKCPVLVGGTGLYIEATLHNFNFSNREKDSRVQERLEKQLQECGKDQMYQRLVEIDPIQAEKIHPNNERRVLRALEVYETTGKTMSENIEQQKAAAPFRPVVIGLEMERELLYERINGRVDQMMEEGLLEEVRMLYDRGLEKSQSMSAIGYKEFIPYFKGECTLARAIELLKRNSRRYAKRQYTYFKNKLSVTWYEIHPNGYKDKFEKILNDLAGML, translated from the coding sequence GTGAAAGAGAAGGTAGTAAGTATCGTCGGTCCTACTGCGGTCGGGAAGTCAAAGCTGGGCATTGAAGTGGCAAAGCGTTTTAATGGAGAAGTCATTAGCGGAGATTCGATGCAAATATACCGTGATATGGACATTGGGACAGCGAAGGTAACAGAGCAGGAAATGGAAGGTATTGTTCATCACATGATCGACATAAAGAATCCTGATCAATCGTTTTCTGTTGCGGAATTTCAAGAGCGTGTTCAATCACTGATTGCGGACATTACGTCGCGGGGGAAGTGCCCTGTGTTAGTGGGTGGCACGGGGTTGTACATAGAAGCAACCTTACATAATTTTAACTTTTCTAATCGAGAAAAAGATTCACGTGTTCAAGAACGTCTTGAAAAACAACTTCAAGAGTGCGGAAAAGATCAAATGTACCAGCGTCTAGTAGAGATCGACCCCATTCAAGCTGAGAAAATTCACCCTAATAATGAGCGCCGTGTTTTAAGAGCGCTAGAGGTCTATGAAACAACCGGCAAAACGATGAGTGAAAATATAGAACAGCAAAAGGCGGCCGCCCCTTTCCGTCCTGTTGTTATCGGTCTTGAAATGGAGCGGGAGTTGTTATACGAACGTATTAACGGCCGTGTTGATCAAATGATGGAGGAGGGTTTGCTTGAAGAGGTTCGAATGCTTTATGACCGTGGTTTGGAAAAGAGTCAATCAATGAGTGCGATCGGTTATAAGGAGTTTATTCCATACTTTAAAGGTGAGTGTACGCTGGCACGTGCTATAGAACTTTTAAAACGCAATTCCAGACGCTATGCTAAGCGGCAGTATACCTATTTCAAAAATAAACTGAGTGTTACCTGGTACGAGATTCACCCGAATGGTTATAAGGATAAATTTGAAAAAATATTAAACGATTTAGCAGGAATGCTGTAA
- the hfq gene encoding RNA chaperone Hfq translates to MAQSVNIQDNYLNQLRKERMQLTVFLLNGFQLRGIVKAFDNFTVLLETDGKQQLIFKHAISTFAPVKNIALDKE, encoded by the coding sequence ATGGCTCAGTCCGTAAACATTCAGGATAATTATTTAAATCAATTAAGGAAAGAACGTATGCAATTGACAGTTTTCTTACTTAACGGATTCCAATTGCGAGGAATAGTGAAAGCTTTTGATAACTTTACGGTATTGCTTGAAACGGATGGTAAACAACAATTAATTTTCAAGCATGCCATTTCCACTTTCGCACCAGTGAAAAATATTGCGCTTGATAAGGAATAA
- a CDS encoding AAA family ATPase, producing the protein MYPQAKAARPGAINIVLNEAKGKADAVQSPSVKGKHMAPFRKIDHYFKSIIGLQELKHSVKEIYAQVLIAQKRKDMGLKSNSQVLHMVFKGNPGTGKTTIARMVAALFQEMEVLEKGHFIEADRSDLVGEYIGHTAQKTKDLIKKSLGGVLFIDEAYSLARGGDKDFGKEAIDTIVKCMEDHHDELVIILAGYPYEMDNFMRMNPGLASRFPIQLDFDDYSAMELSAIADHMVQDRDYVLSHQASKKLYEHLVSVCYHSKHNFSNARYVRNVIEEAIRKHAFRVASYSTHERAILTTLEAEDFQLLSEKSSYH; encoded by the coding sequence GTGTATCCACAAGCTAAAGCGGCACGCCCAGGCGCGATTAACATCGTACTCAATGAAGCGAAAGGAAAGGCGGATGCCGTGCAAAGTCCTTCTGTGAAGGGAAAGCATATGGCTCCTTTTCGTAAAATTGATCACTACTTTAAGTCGATTATCGGCTTGCAAGAATTAAAGCATAGTGTAAAAGAAATCTACGCACAGGTACTGATTGCTCAGAAAAGAAAAGATATGGGTCTGAAATCGAATAGTCAAGTGCTGCACATGGTTTTTAAAGGGAATCCGGGAACAGGTAAAACCACGATTGCACGAATGGTTGCAGCACTGTTCCAGGAGATGGAAGTTTTAGAAAAGGGACATTTTATAGAAGCTGACCGCAGTGATCTCGTGGGGGAATATATTGGTCATACAGCGCAAAAAACAAAAGATTTAATCAAGAAGTCTCTTGGAGGGGTGCTTTTTATAGATGAAGCATACTCACTCGCTCGTGGAGGAGATAAAGATTTTGGCAAAGAAGCGATTGATACGATTGTGAAATGTATGGAAGACCATCATGATGAACTGGTGATTATCCTGGCGGGCTATCCGTATGAAATGGATAATTTCATGAGGATGAACCCGGGTCTTGCTTCGCGTTTTCCTATCCAACTCGATTTTGATGATTACTCAGCAATGGAACTATCAGCTATTGCAGATCATATGGTTCAAGATAGAGATTACGTTCTTTCCCATCAAGCCAGCAAAAAGCTGTATGAACATTTGGTGTCTGTTTGTTATCACTCGAAGCATAATTTTTCAAATGCGAGATATGTTAGAAATGTCATTGAAGAGGCAATTCGTAAACACGCTTTCAGAGTAGCGAGTTACTCTACTCACGAAAGAGCGATCTTAACGACACTTGAAGCGGAAGACTTTCAACTATTATCTGAGAAATCGAGCTATCACTAA
- the hflX gene encoding GTPase HflX, which yields MKEQIILVARKDPAQQEERFTSSLEELRSLTETAGGEVKKIMVQKRERIQPATYIGEGKLAEIKEEMDQSEAYIDIVVFNDELSPGQLRNISDRLERRVIDRSQLILDIFARRARTKEGKLQVELAQLQYLLPRLAGQGTELSRLGGGIGTRGPGETKLETDRRHIQRRIDDIKRRLQTVVKQRNQYRKRREDNYAFQIAIVGYTNAGKSTFFNKVTDSDSFEEDLLFATLDPLTRQVSLPSGFKALISDTVGFIQDLPTTLIAAFRSTLEEVTEADFIIHMVDSSHPDHLEQEKTVHKLLKDLQADHLPSLTVYNKRDLLQDDFIPNAFPSLTVSVQDPIDIKRILDKVESVLKEEWYEYNVFIPASDGKQLQQFKQGSIVASVKFHEDQEGYALHGFIRPDHPLKNKIIQ from the coding sequence ATGAAAGAACAAATTATACTCGTGGCAAGAAAAGACCCTGCTCAACAAGAGGAACGGTTTACTTCTTCTCTGGAGGAGTTGCGATCGTTAACGGAAACCGCCGGAGGAGAAGTTAAAAAAATCATGGTTCAGAAGCGAGAACGAATTCAGCCGGCTACTTACATTGGTGAAGGAAAGCTAGCTGAAATAAAAGAAGAAATGGACCAGAGTGAAGCGTATATTGATATCGTTGTTTTTAATGACGAATTATCGCCTGGTCAACTGCGGAATATCTCTGATCGTTTGGAGAGGAGAGTCATTGACCGCAGTCAGCTTATTTTAGATATATTTGCACGCCGCGCACGAACCAAGGAAGGTAAGCTCCAAGTTGAACTTGCTCAGCTGCAATATTTACTGCCGAGACTTGCTGGGCAAGGTACGGAGCTTTCTAGACTTGGCGGCGGAATTGGGACGAGAGGGCCTGGTGAAACGAAGCTGGAGACGGATAGGCGTCATATTCAGCGTCGTATTGATGATATTAAACGCCGTCTTCAAACCGTTGTAAAACAACGGAACCAATATCGAAAAAGGCGCGAAGATAACTATGCCTTTCAAATAGCAATCGTAGGGTATACGAACGCCGGTAAATCTACATTTTTTAATAAAGTGACAGATAGTGATTCGTTTGAAGAGGACCTGCTGTTTGCTACACTCGATCCATTAACGCGGCAGGTCAGTCTGCCTTCGGGGTTTAAGGCGCTTATTTCTGATACAGTTGGTTTCATTCAAGACCTGCCAACAACATTAATTGCGGCTTTCCGTTCAACATTAGAAGAAGTGACGGAAGCGGATTTTATTATTCATATGGTGGATTCCTCTCATCCAGACCATTTAGAACAGGAAAAGACGGTCCATAAACTTTTGAAGGATCTGCAAGCAGATCATCTGCCTTCCCTGACTGTTTATAATAAAAGGGATCTCCTGCAAGATGACTTCATCCCGAATGCTTTCCCGTCCTTGACGGTAAGCGTGCAAGACCCGATTGATATCAAGCGAATTCTTGATAAAGTAGAGAGTGTTTTAAAAGAAGAATGGTATGAATATAACGTGTTTATCCCTGCTTCAGACGGAAAACAGCTTCAGCAATTTAAACAAGGCAGTATTGTTGCCTCGGTTAAGTTTCATGAAGACCAGGAAGGATATGCATTGCATGGTTTTATCCGTCCGGATCATCCACTGAAAAATAAGATTATACAATAG
- a CDS encoding aminotransferase class I/II-fold pyridoxal phosphate-dependent enzyme, producing MNEYIESAEHQIRSQHEGIQVLVEKNQQKVLDAFQKLKVSDSHFNPTTGYGYDDFGRDTLEELYAEIFSAEDALVRPQIISGTHAITTALFGVLRPGDELVYITGEPYDTLEEVIGGKEGQDKGSLADFGITYQAVPLKDNREVDLGLVKDAVSERTKVVAIQRSKGYADRPSFTISEIEQMIRYVRSLKNDVVVFVDNCYGEFVEEQEPVEVGADLIAGSLIKNPGGGLARIGGYIAGRKQLIELCSYRLTAPGLGKETGASLNTLQEMYQGIFLAPHVVGEALKGAIFTAKLLDSLGFSTSPRFDEPRTDLIQSVDFDNAEQMVQFCQAIQGASPINSHVTPHPSPMPGYESDVIMAAGTFIQGASLELTADGPLRAPYTAFVQGGLTYAHVKIAVGRAAEKLIQSGFAQPKTSLKN from the coding sequence ATGAATGAATATATAGAATCAGCAGAGCATCAAATTCGTTCGCAGCACGAAGGTATACAAGTATTAGTAGAAAAAAATCAACAAAAAGTACTGGATGCTTTTCAAAAGTTAAAAGTGTCCGATTCTCATTTCAACCCCACTACAGGCTATGGATATGATGATTTCGGAAGAGATACTCTGGAAGAGCTGTATGCAGAGATTTTTTCAGCGGAAGATGCTCTTGTCAGACCGCAAATAATTTCAGGGACACATGCTATTACCACAGCCCTTTTCGGTGTTTTAAGACCAGGAGATGAGCTCGTATATATCACCGGAGAACCGTATGATACGTTAGAGGAAGTTATCGGAGGTAAAGAGGGGCAGGATAAAGGATCATTGGCTGATTTCGGGATTACTTATCAAGCCGTTCCTTTAAAGGATAACCGGGAAGTGGATCTGGGTTTAGTGAAAGATGCGGTTTCGGAACGGACAAAGGTTGTCGCCATTCAGCGATCTAAAGGTTATGCGGATCGACCATCCTTCACAATAAGTGAAATTGAACAGATGATTCGTTATGTTCGATCTTTAAAAAACGATGTCGTTGTGTTTGTAGATAATTGCTATGGTGAATTTGTCGAGGAACAGGAACCTGTAGAAGTGGGAGCCGACCTTATAGCGGGCTCACTCATTAAAAATCCAGGTGGAGGCCTTGCGCGGATCGGCGGTTATATTGCTGGAAGAAAACAGTTAATTGAGTTGTGCAGTTATCGATTAACTGCTCCTGGTTTAGGTAAAGAAACAGGAGCCAGTTTAAATACATTACAAGAGATGTATCAGGGAATATTTTTAGCTCCTCATGTCGTTGGAGAGGCGTTGAAAGGGGCTATTTTTACAGCGAAGCTTCTTGATTCGCTTGGGTTTTCTACTTCACCACGATTTGATGAACCGCGAACGGATCTCATCCAATCAGTTGATTTTGATAATGCTGAACAGATGGTTCAATTTTGTCAGGCCATCCAGGGAGCCTCGCCGATTAATTCTCATGTAACGCCGCATCCAAGTCCAATGCCTGGTTATGAAAGTGATGTCATTATGGCAGCAGGGACGTTCATACAAGGAGCTAGTTTAGAGCTGACTGCTGACGGCCCTCTTAGAGCGCCTTATACAGCTTTTGTTCAGGGCGGATTAACATATGCTCACGTTAAAATTGCTGTTGGCCGAGCTGCAGAAAAATTAATCCAATCAGGCTTTGCCCAACCCAAAACATCCTTAAAAAACTGA
- a CDS encoding MerR family transcriptional regulator yields the protein MSDQVRRSMPLFPMGIVQSLTDLSARQVRYYEQHQLVNPVRSNGNQRLFSFNDVDRLLEIKDLIEKGVNMAGIKQVLTLTHQPEKETYSGEEVEVRNELTDKELRRMLQQELFTAGRQGKASIRQGELSRFFH from the coding sequence ATGAGTGATCAAGTTCGTCGTTCCATGCCGTTGTTCCCGATGGGGATTGTACAATCCTTAACTGATCTTTCTGCCCGGCAAGTTAGGTATTATGAACAGCATCAGTTAGTAAATCCAGTAAGATCAAACGGCAATCAGCGGCTTTTTTCATTTAATGATGTCGATCGTTTGCTTGAGATTAAGGACCTTATAGAAAAAGGTGTGAACATGGCTGGAATTAAACAGGTGCTTACACTTACCCATCAGCCGGAGAAGGAAACATACAGTGGTGAAGAAGTGGAAGTTCGCAATGAACTCACTGACAAAGAACTTCGCCGTATGTTACAACAAGAACTTTTCACCGCGGGGAGGCAGGGCAAGGCTAGTATAAGGCAGGGAGAATTATCTAGATTCTTCCACTAA
- the glnA gene encoding type I glutamate--ammonia ligase codes for MGLTRDEIFKKIDEENVKFIRLQFTDMLGTIKNVEIPVSQVDKALEGMMMFDGSSIEGFVRIEESDMYLVPDLDTFVVFPWSSEKGKVARFICDIYNPDMTPFEGCPRYNLKRNLKKMEELGFNAFNIGTEPEFFLFKLDVNGDPTMELNDKGGYFDLAPTDLGENCRRDIVLELEEMGFEIEASHHEVAPGQHEIDFKYSDAVKHCDDIQTFKLAVKTIARQHGLHATFMPKPLFGVNGSGMHANMSLFNENGNAFFDENGKEQLSDVAYQFTAGIVKHATNFTAVTNPTINSYKRLVPGYEAPCYVAWSGQNRSPLVRVPTSRGLSTRIEVRSVDPAANPYMAMAVLLAAGLDGVENKLEAPAPVDRNIYVMDKKEREAHGVKDLPATLSDALLELQSDEVMVKALGEHLFEHFIEAKEIEWDMFRTQVHPWEREQYLQTY; via the coding sequence ATGGGATTAACAAGAGATGAGATTTTCAAGAAGATTGATGAGGAAAATGTAAAGTTTATCCGATTACAATTCACGGATATGCTAGGTACGATTAAGAACGTGGAAATACCAGTAAGTCAAGTAGATAAAGCTCTTGAAGGTATGATGATGTTTGACGGATCTTCCATCGAAGGTTTTGTTCGTATTGAAGAATCAGATATGTACTTAGTTCCAGATCTTGATACATTCGTTGTGTTCCCTTGGTCATCTGAAAAGGGAAAAGTTGCACGCTTTATCTGTGATATTTATAACCCTGATATGACACCATTTGAAGGATGCCCGCGTTACAATTTAAAACGTAACCTGAAGAAGATGGAAGAGCTAGGATTCAACGCTTTTAACATTGGAACAGAGCCTGAATTTTTCCTATTTAAACTTGATGTGAACGGTGATCCTACCATGGAGCTGAACGATAAAGGCGGGTACTTTGATTTGGCCCCAACTGACTTAGGAGAAAATTGCCGCCGTGATATCGTGCTCGAGTTAGAGGAGATGGGCTTTGAAATCGAAGCTTCTCACCACGAAGTGGCTCCAGGCCAGCATGAGATCGATTTCAAATATTCTGATGCAGTGAAGCATTGTGATGACATTCAGACCTTTAAATTAGCTGTTAAAACAATTGCCCGCCAGCACGGATTACACGCAACATTCATGCCTAAGCCATTGTTCGGTGTGAACGGCTCAGGGATGCATGCCAATATGTCATTATTTAATGAAAATGGGAATGCTTTCTTTGACGAAAACGGCAAAGAGCAGCTATCTGATGTAGCTTATCAATTTACAGCGGGTATTGTGAAGCATGCGACTAACTTCACAGCCGTAACCAATCCAACGATCAATTCTTATAAGCGTCTGGTTCCTGGTTATGAAGCTCCTTGTTATGTGGCATGGTCCGGCCAAAACCGCAGCCCGCTCGTTCGTGTTCCGACTTCGCGCGGTCTGAGTACACGTATTGAAGTGCGCAGTGTTGACCCTGCAGCTAATCCGTATATGGCTATGGCCGTACTGCTTGCTGCTGGACTCGATGGTGTCGAGAACAAGCTGGAAGCTCCTGCTCCCGTTGATCGCAATATTTATGTAATGGACAAAAAAGAGCGTGAAGCACACGGCGTTAAAGATTTACCTGCAACACTTTCTGACGCGCTTCTTGAGCTGCAGTCTGATGAAGTCATGGTAAAAGCTCTTGGTGAGCATTTGTTTGAACATTTTATTGAAGCTAAAGAAATTGAATGGGATATGTTCCGTACGCAAGTCCATCCTTGGGAGCGCGAACAGTATTTACAAACCTATTAA